The Ziziphus jujuba cultivar Dongzao chromosome 12, ASM3175591v1 sequence ATCCATTTCCGAGGTAAATGCACCCATAACCGGCTGAAACACCTCCATAAACAGTAGCACCAGTATTATTTGACCATAAAATCTTTCCGCTGTTTGCATCCATGGCATATATTGGACCATTAGAAGCTACAGACCCAGCAAAAACAACACCATTTGCAACAGTGACTGGTCCCATGGCTTTGTCATCGCTTGGATTAGCCGTTGACCACAAAATATTCCCTGAATTTGCATCAAGAGCAACCCATGCGCCTGCGGTTGTTGTCAAGTTCGATGGGGCAAGGGTAAACTTCTCTTCATTGCTGTTTGCTATGTTCGTATACACCCTTTTCCCATCTGTTGCTGCACCCCATATCCCTCCTCCTTCCTTTCCGCCAGGTCCTGCCAACTGCGATATTCAGTTAGTTTATAGAaacaaatacaagaaaaaacgAAAATTAGCAGAGTGCTCAAATTCGCTAACAACATTACTTTAGACCAAACAATATCTCCATTATCACGGTCGAGAGCCCAAGCAAAGCCACTCTTTTGAACAGCTACCGCAATGTCTCGTCTCCTTCCGTTACGATGTGTGGTAAGCAACATAGGTGCCTCTCCAAAATCAGCATCCAAATTGGGGCCAGGAGGACACTCAGGGTTATTTGgaattaaacaaacaaaataaaatacatcataGCCACCCAATTGCCTGGACCATATGATCTTCCCTGAATCAATATCAACCGCTAAGATTGAATTGAAATGGACATCTGGCTCAATGCATTGATCAGGATGGTTTGGTTTTCCTGTTTGATTGTTCTGTTCTTCTTGGCATCTTAGAACTTCTGGTGGGGCTATGTAGAGGTTCCCAGTTCCTACATAAACATGTCTTCTGGATATATCGATGGCTGGACTGCTTCCCCATATTGCAGCTCCAGCGTAACCTCCTAATTTTCCACCATTGTCGGGAAGCATAAAAGTTT is a genomic window containing:
- the LOC107428835 gene encoding uncharacterized protein LOC107428835, which encodes MACGKTQKHVITFNIIVVILLCLLTSLDNTLANIWPNHGSDLRNTRNANGEVRINPRSVSNLRLRWKFFAGKDISATPSVADGVIYFPSWNGNLYAVNAFNGALIWKQNLTELTGLTGTGITVNVTVSRTTPAVAADLLIVGIYGPAVVIAVARSNGRLVWLRQIDPRPRVIITCSGTVYLGAFYVGVSSLEVTLPAKQCCTFRGSLVKLNVRTGAILWQTFMLPDNGGKLGGYAGAAIWGSSPAIDISRRHVYVGTGNLYIAPPEVLRCQEEQNNQTGKPNHPDQCIEPDVHFNSILAVDIDSGKIIWSRQLGGYDVFYFVCLIPNNPECPPGPNLDADFGEAPMLLTTHRNGRRRDIAVAVQKSGFAWALDRDNGDIVWSKLAGPGGKEGGGIWGAATDGKRVYTNIANSNEEKFTLAPSNLTTTAGAWVALDANSGNILWSTANPSDDKAMGPVTVANGVVFAGSVASNGPIYAMDANSGKILWSNNTGATVYGGVSAGYGCIYLGNGYSVGLAKFHPTWTPGTSLFAFCVA